DNA from bacterium:
AAAAAATATGTTGCATAAAATCGAATTATGTTGTAAAATATAAAAGTTGATATTTGATGATAGAGGAGATAAATATGAATAGGTTAGATAGAATCGAAAAAATATTGAATGAAAATACCAAAGGCTTAAAACTATTAAAAGATAGACAATTAAAGACCGATGAACAATTGCGAAAGACCGATGAACAATTGCGAAAGACCGATGAACAATTGCGAAAGACCGATGAACAATTGCGAAAGACTGATGAAGAATTGCGAAAGACTGATGAACAGCAAAGAAAGACTAATGAAGATATATCTCGTGTATCCAGAGAAATCGGTGGAGGATTAGGGAGAATGGCAGAAGGATTAACCGCACCTTCTATCCCTAAGTTATTCGCAGAATTAGGCATAAAAGTAAAACATGTCTTTCAAAGGGTAAGAACTATTGAGGATGGCAAATGTATTGGTGAAATAGATTTGGTCTGTCCCGCGAGAAGAAATGGGAAAGAATTGGTATTACTTGGAGAGGTAAAAGCACATCTTACCTCAACCGATATAAAAGACTTTTTGCCTTCTATTGAGCATTTCAAAGAATACTTTCCTGAATATAAAGAAGCAGAAATTATCACTTTGGTCTCGGGTATGTATGTGGCTGAAGAGGCAAAAAGATTTGCTTATAAAAAGGGGTGTTATATCCTTGCTCCAGCAGAGGATACAATGCAAATTCTAAATCCTAAGGATTTTAAACCAAAAGTATATTAACTAATGAAATACTGTAACTGTTCAGCCACAGATGAACACAGATAAAACACGGATTTTTTTAAATATACGCAAGTAATTGCTTTTCAAATTAATAGAAGTATAAAAACGGGATTTTGATTTCGGGGTTTGGGATAAAAGAAACATTATTCTCATACCACCTCATTACTAATCCTGATTTACCCAAAAGTCTGTCTTTATCTGTGCTAATCCGTGTTAATCTGTGGCTAAATAATTACTATCTTTTTACCTATACCTGAACGGTTACGAAATACTTACAAAGAGGAGGTTTTTAAATTATGGCTATAAAAGTAGGAATAAATGGCTTCGGTCGGATTGGAAGGGGGGTTTTAAGGGCAGGAATTGATAATTCAAAAATAGATTTCGTGGCGGTAAATGATGTAACTGACGCGAAAACATTAGCCCATCTCCTTAAATATGACTCAAATTTTGGCATACTTAACAAAGAAGTATCAGCGACTGCAGATTCTATTATCGTTGGTGGCAAGGAAATAAAGGTTCTAAAGGTTAAAGACCCGCAAGAACTGCCTTGGAAGGATTTAGGGGTAGAGATGGTTATAGAATCAACCGGACATTTTACAGATAGAGAATCTGCTTCAAAACACTTGCAAGCGGGTGTGAAAAAGGTGATTATCAGTGCCCCGGCGAAGAATGAAGACATTACAATTGTGCTTGGTGTAAATGAGGACAAATACAACCCAAACACCCACCACATCATCTCTAATGCCTCCTGCACCACCAATTGTTTAGCCCCGATAGTAAAGGTATTGCTGGATAATTTTGGGATAAAGCGTGGATTAATGACGACTATTCATTCTTATACAAATGACCAGCGAATTCTTGACTTACCACATAAAGATTTACGACGGGCAAGAGCCGCGGCTATATCTATGATTCCTACTACTACCGGCGCCGCAAAAGCCATTGGATTGGTTATTCCAGAACTAAAAGGCAAATTCCACGGCATTGCCATTAGAGTGCCAACTCCTAATGTTTCATTGGTAGATTTGGTCGTGGAGATCGAAAAGGATGTAACTAAGGAAGAGGTAAATGCGGCAGTTAAATCTGCGGCTCAAGGAAAATTAAATAAATATTTAGAATATTGTGAGTCACCTTTAGTCTCAACGGATTTTAACGGTAACCCTAAATCCGCTATATTCGACCCGGAATATACCACGGTGATGGAGAATAACTTAATTAAGGTTTTAGCCTGGTATGATAACGAATGGGGGTATTCTTGCCGCGTGGTGGATTTGATTGAGTATATAATGAGTTAAGGGAGACTGGAAATCATGGAAAGGATAGAATATCAACCTGATATAGAATTGAATTATTTAATTAAGGCAGGGATATATAAGAGTAAGAAAGAAGTAGTACAAGAAGCTCTAATGACATTATTACAAAATCATCCTCAATACAGAATTGAGATTGCTATTCAAACATATCAGAATGAACCTATATCATTAGGTAAGGCAGCAGAAATTGCTGGGGTATGCTGGGAAGAGATGCGTAAAATAATGGTAAATAGAGGTATCCCTATTAGATTAGGTCCTGAAAATATAGAAGAAGCTAAAAAGGAAATAGAAACATTAAAAGATTAATATGAGCAAAATAGCCATCTTAAATAATACAGTTCTCTCTAACTTTTCATCAGTTAATAGATTAGATTTAATTAAATTCGCCTTTGATGAATATTATACGAGTAAAGATGTGGTTGATGAAGTTAGTATAGGAATCAAAAGAGGATATGATTTTCTTCAACAAGTTAGAGAAAATATTTATCCACTTAATAAAAATGGTTGGTTAAGAATAGAGAACATAAGAAAGTTAAGTGATTATAAACTTTATGATAAACTGTTAAAAACCGTAAGTCGAGGAGAGGCTTCTTGTATTGTTATAGCTTATCAAAAAGGATGGATATTTGTCTCTGATGATAAGGATGCAAGAATAATTGCAGACTCTTTTGGAGTTAAAATTTCAGGAACATTAGGTATATTAAAAATAGCTATTGATAAAGGGATTATTTCTATAAAAGAAGCAGATTTCTTACTTGATTTAATGATTAAACGAGGGTATAGAGCACCAATTAGAAACATAAGGGAAATACTGGAGGTAGAATAAAATTGAACATTAAATTCTCAAAAGGTGGTGTCAAAAATAATATGAAAGAAATTGGAAATGAATAGAAGGTGTTTTTGAACAAATCAAGGAGTATTTAGGGGAAACTTTTAGTTCGGCAGGCTCACTATCAGGTTTTTCTCTTTGTAGCGATGAGGCCAGAGATAATAATCTTGAAGTTAATTCGTGTAATTTGTGTAATTCGTGGTTAAAAAATGGGGGGAGGGAAGCTCAATTTACATAAGTGCTTGAAAATATAGAAAGTTAAGAAAATTTGTAGGTAAAATTTTTGACATTACCGAGGCTAACTAAAGGAGGAAAAAATGGATTTTAATAAATTAACTATTGAGGATATGGAGATAAAAGGAAAACGCGTATTAATTCGTGTGGATTTTAATGTACCTTTAGATAATGGAGGCAATATTAGTGATGATACAAAGATAACCGCTCATCTACCCACAATAAATTATGCCTTATCCCACGAGGCAAAAGTTATCCTGATGTCGCATTTAGGCAGACCTAAAGGAAAGGTGGTGGAAAAATTAAGTCTGGCACCTGTGGCTTCAAGATTGAGTGAACTACTTAAAATAAAGATTAATTTTGTAAATGAGTGTATAGGAGAAAAAGTAAGAGAGGTGGTGATGGCAATGCACCCCAAAGAGGTAGTCCTTTTAGAAAATTTGAGGTTTCATCCAGAGGAAGAAACAAACGACCCAAATTTTGCAAAAGAATTAGCCTCTCTGGGTGAAGTATATGTTGATGATGCCTTTAGTGCTGTCCATCGTGCCCATGCATCTATTTCTGCTATTACTCAATATTTCCCACAAGCGGTGAGTGGATTTTTGCTAAAAAACGAGATAGAATATCTAAGTCGTGTTTTCCTTCATCCAGATAGACCAATTTGTATTGTTCTTGGTGGTGCAAAGGTATCCTCTAAAATTGGCGTTATTGATAATCTTCTGAATAAAATTGATAAATTAATTATTGGCGGCGGTATGGCATATACCTTTTTAGCCGCTCAAGGTAAAAAGGTTGGGAATTCACTATTAGAAAAGGATAGACTCGAAGATGTAAATAGGATTCTAACAGATGCCACGAAATACAGAGTAGAAATTCTGCTTCCAGGTGACCACCTCATAGCTGATGCGATTAAAGAAGATGCAAATACCCAAATAGTAAATTTGGAAGATGGTATTCCTGATGGCTGGATGGGAGTGGATATAGGGCCACAAACTATGGAAAAGTTTACTAATGCCTTGAAAGGGGCAAAAACTATATTCTGGAATGGGCCAATGGGTGTTTTTGAAATTGATAAATTTAATACTGGAAGTACTACTATCGGAAAGGCGATTGTAGATACAGGTGCACTGACTATTGCCGGCGGCGGTGATACAGATGCGGTCATCGATAAATTAGGATTAATGAATAAAATAACACATATTTCTACGGGTGGTGGTGCATGTCTGGAATTCCTTGAAGGTAAAGAGTTACCTGGAGTTAAAGTATTGACAAATAAAGAATAGAGGTAAAATCAATGCGCAGACCAATTATTGTGGCAAATTGGAAGATGAATAAAACAACTAAAAAGGCAATACAATTTGTGACTGAGTTAAAAGAACAATTATCTAATTATACAGGTGTTGAAGTGGTTGTATGTCCTCCTTTTACAGCTTTAAGTAGAGTAAAGGAAGTCTTGCAGGATAGTAAAATAGTTATTGGCGCCCAAAATATGTATCCAGAGCCAGCAGGGGCAGTTACCGGTGAAATATCCCCTTTAATGTTGATTGATGTTAATTGTGAGTATGTCATTATTGGTCATTCTGAAAGACGAATACTATTTAATGAGACGGACGAAATAATTAATAAAAAACTTAAAGTTGCTTCTACTTATAGACTTAGACCTATATTGTGCATTGGAGAACACATCGAGCAAAGAGATGCGGGTAAAACTGAAAAGGTAGTCTATCAGCAATTGATTAACGGATTGGCGGATATAGGTAAAGATGATATTTTAAAAATGGTCATTGCTTATGAACCAATCTGGGCAATTGGCACGGGTAGAACCTCTACTCCAGAGGATGCTAATGCTATTCATAAATTTATTCGTCAGACTTTAAATGATATTTATGATGAAAAAGTCGCTTCAAAAATCAGGATTCAATACGGTGGTAGTGTTAGACCGGATAATATCGATGCCTTGATGTCCCAATCTGATATTGATGGGGTCTTAGTCGGTGGGGCAAGTTTAGATGTGCGGTCTTTTGTTAGAATTGTGAAGTTTAAAAGAGAGGTTGTGTGAATCGTAACATTTTACCCAAAATTTGGTAAATGGTAACTGGTGATTGGTAATTAGTTACCAATTACCAATTGATTATTTACTTTTAATTTCGTGAAACCCTATTATTAAATACTTGAGGAGGTGAAAAATAATGTCTGGACATTCAAAATGGGCTGGAATTAAACATCGTAAGGGCGCATTAGACGCTCAACGAGGTAAGATTTTCTCTAAATTAATTCGCGAAATCACCGTTGCCGCAAGAAATGGGGGAGGTAATCCAGAAAATAATGCGCGACTTCGTATGGTTTTAGACAAGGCAAAAGGTGAAAATATGCCTGCGGATAATATTAAACGCGCCATTCAACGAGGCACAGGTGAATTACCAGGAATAGTTGTTGAAGAGGTAACCTATGAAGGTTATGGACCTGGTGGAGTAGCAATGTTAGTCGAGGCAATGACGGATAATAAAAATAGAACTACTTCTGAAATAAGAAGAATTTTTTCACGAGGTGGCGGAAATATGGGTGAGTCAGGCTGTGTGTCCTGGATGTTCCATAAAAAAGGTTGTCTATCGGTTGATAAAAAGGACATAGGTGAAGATGAATTGTTAGAGATGATTATGGAAGCAGGGGCAGAAGATATGAAATTGGAAGATGATGTCTATGAAATTACTACTGACCCACAAAGTTTTGAAGAAGTGAAAAACATCTTAGCTAAAAATGGTCTTAAGTTAAAATTCGCTGAGATTTCAATGGAACCCCAAAGCTATATTAAGGTTGACGCAAATACGGCTCGAAGCGTCTTAAAACTGATTGAAGCCTTAGAAGAAGACGAGGATGTTCAAGAGGTTTATTCTAATTCTGATATTCCAGATGAAGTTATGCAAGAATTACAACAAGGATAAAAAGGTGAGAATGAGAAACACTCAAACCTTAATCTCAAAATATGTAAGGGTTCAGGTAGGATAAAAATAAGGAGAAAGGGAGAAGATGGAGAAGTGGAGAAAAGAAGAGTTAACTGATAGGATTATTAATGCCTGTATTAATGTCCATAAAAAGTTAGTGTCGTGT
Protein-coding regions in this window:
- the gap gene encoding type I glyceraldehyde-3-phosphate dehydrogenase, which gives rise to MAIKVGINGFGRIGRGVLRAGIDNSKIDFVAVNDVTDAKTLAHLLKYDSNFGILNKEVSATADSIIVGGKEIKVLKVKDPQELPWKDLGVEMVIESTGHFTDRESASKHLQAGVKKVIISAPAKNEDITIVLGVNEDKYNPNTHHIISNASCTTNCLAPIVKVLLDNFGIKRGLMTTIHSYTNDQRILDLPHKDLRRARAAAISMIPTTTGAAKAIGLVIPELKGKFHGIAIRVPTPNVSLVDLVVEIEKDVTKEEVNAAVKSAAQGKLNKYLEYCESPLVSTDFNGNPKSAIFDPEYTTVMENNLIKVLAWYDNEWGYSCRVVDLIEYIMS
- a CDS encoding UPF0175 family protein, whose product is MERIEYQPDIELNYLIKAGIYKSKKEVVQEALMTLLQNHPQYRIEIAIQTYQNEPISLGKAAEIAGVCWEEMRKIMVNRGIPIRLGPENIEEAKKEIETLKD
- a CDS encoding DUF3368 domain-containing protein, whose product is MSKIAILNNTVLSNFSSVNRLDLIKFAFDEYYTSKDVVDEVSIGIKRGYDFLQQVRENIYPLNKNGWLRIENIRKLSDYKLYDKLLKTVSRGEASCIVIAYQKGWIFVSDDKDARIIADSFGVKISGTLGILKIAIDKGIISIKEADFLLDLMIKRGYRAPIRNIREILEVE
- a CDS encoding phosphoglycerate kinase: MDFNKLTIEDMEIKGKRVLIRVDFNVPLDNGGNISDDTKITAHLPTINYALSHEAKVILMSHLGRPKGKVVEKLSLAPVASRLSELLKIKINFVNECIGEKVREVVMAMHPKEVVLLENLRFHPEEETNDPNFAKELASLGEVYVDDAFSAVHRAHASISAITQYFPQAVSGFLLKNEIEYLSRVFLHPDRPICIVLGGAKVSSKIGVIDNLLNKIDKLIIGGGMAYTFLAAQGKKVGNSLLEKDRLEDVNRILTDATKYRVEILLPGDHLIADAIKEDANTQIVNLEDGIPDGWMGVDIGPQTMEKFTNALKGAKTIFWNGPMGVFEIDKFNTGSTTIGKAIVDTGALTIAGGGDTDAVIDKLGLMNKITHISTGGGACLEFLEGKELPGVKVLTNKE
- the tpiA gene encoding triose-phosphate isomerase, with product MRRPIIVANWKMNKTTKKAIQFVTELKEQLSNYTGVEVVVCPPFTALSRVKEVLQDSKIVIGAQNMYPEPAGAVTGEISPLMLIDVNCEYVIIGHSERRILFNETDEIINKKLKVASTYRLRPILCIGEHIEQRDAGKTEKVVYQQLINGLADIGKDDILKMVIAYEPIWAIGTGRTSTPEDANAIHKFIRQTLNDIYDEKVASKIRIQYGGSVRPDNIDALMSQSDIDGVLVGGASLDVRSFVRIVKFKREVV
- a CDS encoding YebC/PmpR family DNA-binding transcriptional regulator; the encoded protein is MSGHSKWAGIKHRKGALDAQRGKIFSKLIREITVAARNGGGNPENNARLRMVLDKAKGENMPADNIKRAIQRGTGELPGIVVEEVTYEGYGPGGVAMLVEAMTDNKNRTTSEIRRIFSRGGGNMGESGCVSWMFHKKGCLSVDKKDIGEDELLEMIMEAGAEDMKLEDDVYEITTDPQSFEEVKNILAKNGLKLKFAEISMEPQSYIKVDANTARSVLKLIEALEEDEDVQEVYSNSDIPDEVMQELQQG